One segment of Triticum aestivum cultivar Chinese Spring chromosome 2A, IWGSC CS RefSeq v2.1, whole genome shotgun sequence DNA contains the following:
- the LOC123187370 gene encoding uncharacterized protein, whose amino-acid sequence MEPAAKKWHGKGLLTRALLLGVAALALRLLYGAFVTVGGGWAPDPAVPSTAAVGRRTHAQAAAAAGSPEAWRSHGWRLAVEFHAEVLGRHLADGLLAPSSRAVCLGGAQQALALRELGVAGAVAVARRRSPPLAVAGDDRRLPFEPSSVDFVFAGRALDSSKRPADLAGEAARILRPEGHLVVLTSSAADAYSLRSLQALFPSLRLARSREINCPDASTLRELVFQKLQPTTASTSTENSANNCTIGDHKMELLSHAEPLILEEPLKPWLTLKRNIQNIKYLPELADISFKRRYVYVDLGSRSYGSSIGSWFRKQYPKQNHTFEVFAIEADPTFHPDYATRKGVTLLPYAAWVKNDTLSFEINGDPGKEDEAKASGRGMGRIRPTAGKKMSGKVRSVQAFDFAEWLKQTVSEQDYVVMKMDVEGTEFDLIPRLFDTGAICLVDEVFLECHYNRWQRCCPGERSPKYQNTYEECLELFSSLRESGVLVHQWF is encoded by the coding sequence ATGGAGCCGGCGGCGAAGAAGTGGCACGGGAAGGGGCTCCTGACGCGCGCGCTGCTCCTCGGCGTCGCCGCGCTCGCGCTGCGCCTGCTGTACGGGGCGTTCGTGACCGTGGGCGGCGGGTGGGCGCCCGACCCGGCCGTGCCGTCCACCGCGGCGGTCGGGAGGAGGACCCACGCGCAGGCCGCGGCGGCCGCCGGGTCGCCGGAGGCGTGGCGCAGCCACGGGTGGCGCCTGGCGGTGGAGTTCCACGCCGAGGTCCTCGGGCGGCACCTCGCCGACGGCCTCCTCGCGCCGTCCTCCCGCGCCGTGTGCCTCGGCGGGGCCCAGCAGGCGCTCGCGCTGCGGGAGCTCGGCGTGGCCGGGGCCGTCGCCGTCGCCAGGAGGCGCTccccgccgctcgccgtcgccgggGACGACCGCCGCCTGCCGTTCGAGCCCTCCTCCGTCGACTTCGTCTTCGCAGGCCGCGCCCTCGACTCGTCCAAGCGCCCGGCCGACCTCGCCGGCGAGGCCGCGCGGATCTTGAGGCCGGAGGGCCACCTCGTCGTGCTCACCTCCAGCGCCGCCGACGCCTACAGCCTCCGCTCGCTTCAGGCGCTCTTCCCGTCGCTGCGGCTGGCCCGATCCCGCGAGATCAACTGCCCCGACGCGTCCACCCTCCGTGAACTGGTCTTCCAGAAGCTTCAGCCTACTACGGCGTCCACCTCCACTGAAAATTCAGCCAACAACTGCACAATTGGGGATCACAAGATGGAGCTCCTGTCGCACGCGGAGCCGCTGATCCTGGAAGAGCCTCTCAAGCCATGGCTGACGCTGAAGCGAAACATCCAGAACATCAAGTACCTTCCAGAGCTCGCCGACATCAGCTTCAAGCGCCGGTACGTGTACGTTGATCTCGGCTCGCGCAGCTACGGATCCAGCATCGGCAGCTGGTTCCGGAAGCAGTACCCCAAGCAGAACCACACCTTCGAGGTGTTCGCCATCGAGGCCGACCCGACGTTCCACCCTGATTACGCCACAAGGAAGGGGGTCACATTGCTTCCCTATGCCGCCTGGGTCAAGAATGACACGCTCAGCTTCGAGATCAATGGCGACCCTGGGAAGGAGGATGAGGCTAAGGCCAGTGGCCGTGGCATGGGGCGCATCCGCCCCACGGCCGGCAAGAAGATGTCCGGCAAGGTGCGCAGCGTGCAGGCATTTGATTTCGCCGAGTGGCTGAAGCAGACGGTATCGGAGCAGGACTACGTGGTGATGAAGATGGATGTGGAGGGGACTGAGTTTGACTTGATCCCGAGGCTCTTCGACACGGGCGCGATCTGCTTGGTCGACGAGGTGTTCCTCGAGTGCCATTACAACCGGTGGCAAAGGTGCTGCCCTGGCGAGCGGTCGCCCAAGTATCAGAACACATACGAGGAGTGCCTGGAGCTCTTCAGCTCGCTCCGGGAGAGCGGCGTTCTTGTGCATCAGTGGTTTTGA